The DNA region AGCGGCGCCAGTGATGATGACGCCAGTGATGCCTGCGCCAATGGCGGTGGCGCCAGCCCCAATGCCGGTGGTGCCAGCGCCGATGATGCCAGCCGCGGTGGCCGTGATGCCAGTGCACCTGCTCGGGCTTCAGGCGACCGACCTCGTCGCCCGTAGTAACGGCCGGATGCGCATCGTTGCCGGCCGGCAAGTGTGCATCCCCCCTGAGCGAAAGCGGCGCGAGCGGCGCCGCCTGGGCGGCTATCGCAAAAGTCGCCACACCGGCGGCGACACCGAAGGCCATCTTCAGAAAATCCCGGCGTTCCATCAGAGTTTCCCTTTGTTGCTGAGTTGGACCAACTGCGTCAGCCAGTTTTTTCGCCGCGACCTGAACACCGGCTGAACCGCGCATTCACGTTCGAGCGAGTTCGACGCCGGCGCGGCCGCGTTTGCACAGGGCGTGACGTCACACAACCATCACGGCGCTGCCGCTTCACGTTCTACCCGTCATGCCGATTCCGACCGTTTCACGCGCGGCCGAACGGAACTAGCATCGCGCATCATAAGAACATGTCCGGGAGGCCGCCATGAAGTCAGGGCAACCGATCAAGGATGCCAGCCACCTCTACGAAGTCGAGCGCCGCGCTCAGCACGCCGCCCGCCCCGGCTTTCGCATCATGGAGTTGCAGCTTTCGCCGACCCAGAAGGTGCCGTGGCACACCCACAGCAACATCTCCGACACGTTCTACGTGCTGGAAGGCCGGATGCGGCTGTTCCTGCAGGAGCCGAAGGAGGAAGTGAACCTGGAGCCAGGCGAGGTCTACGCCGTGAGGCCCACCCGCCCTCACCTCGTCACCAACGCCGGCACGACGTCGCTGACTTTCCTGATTTTGCAGGGCGTCGGTGAATACGATTACGTGCCGCTGGCGTCGAGCTAAGGCCCCGCTCCTCCTGCTGTCGTCCCGGCGAAGGCCGGGACCCATACGCCGCAGCAGGAGTTGTGTGAGGACTCGTCGTTCCGGTGTCGCGCGATAAGCGGCATTTGTGGTTAGGAATCCCGGCCTTCGCCGGGACGACACTGAAGATGTGGCGAGATCTATGAGTCCTAGATCCGCGTTCTCGCGACATGCATCGTCCGAGCTTTGTGACAGAGCAAATCAGCCGCGCGGCCACCCCGACGGCACGGCTCAGACCTTCCCGCGCCACGGCTCGCCGCGCGGCGTCAGCGTCGTAAAGTCACGCGCGGGAACGCGCAGCAGCTTGAGCCGCGCCATCACCGCCTGCGAGCGCGCGTTATCCGGGCTGGTGTAGGACACGATCCCACGCAGGCCCATGTCATGAATGGCCTGCAGCAGCGCCGCGCTGGCGCTCTCGGTCGCGTAGCCGTGGCCCTAGGCCTTGCGCGTGAACCGCCAACCGATCTCGAAATGCGCGCCGAGCGGATAATCGTTCGCCAGCCGCGGCATCACGCCCGCATAGCCGAGCAATGCGCCGCCGACATCCTCAACGGCCCAACGTGATATGCCGTGGTCACGCTGCGCGGCAACGTATCGCTCGAATTTTGTCTCGCTTTCCGCCCGACCGATCGGTCCGCCGTAGTCGGCCATGACGTCGGGATCGGCATGCATCGCCGCGAACGCATCGCGATGGCGATCGTCCCAATGGTAAAGTCGAAGGCGCGGCGTTTCGATCATGCGCGCGCCCTCACCCGCTCCAGCCGTCACATCAGCTTCAGCGGCACGTCGTGAACCAGCCGAAGATCGATGTTGCCGATCAGTCGCGCACGGCGTGCCTCGGCGGTCGCGATCGCGGCTTCGGTCTGCCGCAACGTGCTCACATTCGAGCCCAGCGACACGATGCCGCCGAGCACCAGCGCGATCGACCCGAGCGCTGCGGTCTCACCGGAACTGAACAGGCCGAGCAGCGCAGCGAACAACAAGACGAACCCGCTGCCGATTGCCACCTTCGAGCCGAGAATAATCCGCCGGGATCGCTCGGCGCTCTCGGCAAGCTCCTCGATCTGCGCCTCGA from Bradyrhizobium sp. B124 includes:
- a CDS encoding twin-arginine translocation signal domain-containing protein, which translates into the protein MERRDFLKMAFGVAAGVATFAIAAQAAPLAPLSLRGDAHLPAGNDAHPAVTTGDEVGRLKPEQVHWHHGHRGWHHRRWHHRHWGWRHRHWRRHHWRHHHWRRW
- a CDS encoding cupin domain-containing protein, whose translation is MKSGQPIKDASHLYEVERRAQHAARPGFRIMELQLSPTQKVPWHTHSNISDTFYVLEGRMRLFLQEPKEEVNLEPGEVYAVRPTRPHLVTNAGTTSLTFLILQGVGEYDYVPLASS